A section of the Flavobacterium sp. CG_23.5 genome encodes:
- a CDS encoding DEAD/DEAH box helicase — protein sequence MTTFEQFNLPKSVQKAIDDLGFTTPTPIQEKTFSVIMSGRDMMGIAQTGTGKTFAYLLPLLKLYKFTPGHTPKIVILVPTRELVVQVVEEVEKLTKYMSVRTIGIFGGVNINTQKTAVYKGCDILVGTPGRIMDLTLDNVIRFEEMQKLVIDEFDEMLNLGFRTQLTSILAMMPKKRQNILFSATMTDEVDAILNDYFDYPEEVTLSASGTPLENIKQTAYQVPNFNTKINLLKHLLQNNEDMSRVLVFVNNKKISDMVHERIEEDFEDQFGVIHSNKSQNYRLSTMASFQEGNLRGLITTDIMARGLDISNITHVVNFEMPELPELYMHRIGRTGRADAKGKAISMIAPREEESKVEIEVLMNMELAIEPFPETVEISSKLIEPEKDRQPIKFMMKKQKLDGDGAFQEKSKKNKKVNLGGPGVTKKKTHGSVNRNMLKTRDKKRKDKNK from the coding sequence ATGACTACTTTTGAGCAATTCAATCTTCCTAAATCCGTACAAAAAGCAATAGACGATTTAGGATTTACTACTCCTACTCCTATTCAGGAAAAAACTTTTTCTGTAATAATGTCGGGAAGAGATATGATGGGTATTGCTCAAACTGGTACCGGTAAAACATTTGCATACTTACTACCCTTATTAAAATTATATAAATTTACTCCAGGACATACTCCCAAAATAGTAATTCTGGTTCCTACGCGTGAACTTGTAGTACAGGTAGTGGAAGAAGTGGAGAAATTGACTAAATACATGTCAGTTCGAACGATTGGGATTTTCGGTGGTGTAAACATCAACACTCAGAAGACAGCTGTCTATAAAGGTTGCGATATTCTAGTGGGTACTCCAGGAAGAATCATGGATTTAACGCTGGATAATGTTATTCGTTTCGAAGAAATGCAAAAATTGGTAATCGACGAATTTGACGAAATGCTTAATTTAGGTTTCCGTACTCAATTGACATCTATTTTGGCCATGATGCCTAAAAAACGTCAAAACATTCTTTTTTCGGCAACGATGACTGATGAAGTCGATGCGATTTTGAATGACTATTTTGATTATCCGGAAGAGGTCACGCTTTCTGCCTCAGGAACACCATTGGAGAACATTAAGCAAACTGCCTATCAAGTTCCCAATTTCAATACCAAAATAAACCTTCTAAAACATTTATTACAAAACAACGAGGACATGAGTCGCGTTTTGGTATTTGTAAATAACAAGAAGATTTCAGATATGGTTCACGAACGCATCGAGGAAGATTTTGAAGATCAGTTTGGGGTAATTCACTCTAATAAATCTCAAAATTATCGTTTGAGCACCATGGCTTCCTTTCAAGAAGGAAATTTACGTGGTTTGATTACCACAGATATTATGGCAAGAGGTTTGGATATTTCCAATATTACCCATGTTGTCAACTTTGAAATGCCTGAATTACCTGAATTGTACATGCACAGAATAGGTAGAACGGGTCGTGCAGATGCTAAAGGTAAGGCAATTAGTATGATCGCTCCTCGTGAAGAAGAATCCAAAGTAGAAATAGAAGTACTGATGAATATGGAATTGGCAATCGAACCTTTCCCAGAAACAGTTGAAATATCATCAAAATTAATCGAACCTGAAAAAGACAGACAGCCGATTAAATTTATGATGAAAAAACAAAAATTGGATGGAGACGGTGCTTTTCAAGAGAAAAGTAAAAAGAACAAGAAAGTCAATTTGGGTGGACCTGGTGTAACTAAGAAAAAGACACACGGATCAGTCAACAGAAATATGTTAAAAACCAGAGACAAGAAAAGGAAAGACAAGAACAAATAA
- a CDS encoding YaiO family outer membrane beta-barrel protein — protein sequence MISKIVIKLTFILAVSCVFQMQGQQKIYNGNPDTSFETARNLAFNQQRKQAQDTLQFILTKYPDYHEIRSFLATTYSWDGEYKKARKEFAYVLEKDTKNKSTWIAAIKNELWGDFPYLALEKTENALKIFPEDGELLYLKASAQEKTNNSLEALNTIQLALDKNPEDQKAKDYKISLNKILSKNAVGINSTVDLYSDVFDPMQYHTFKYGRQTKYGSIIAKVNFNRRFNENGLQYEVDLYPKILKGLYAYVNIGLSNSFLFPDVRFGAELYKSLPKSFEVSLGFRTLQYSTTTTIYTGSVGWYYGNSYWSFRPYITPGGAGTSSSGTMEYRKYRSDADNYLGIALGIGFSPENNQFNFNGNEASIINLKSQKINLGYYFSSSNKRNAWGTQFAVAHQEIIFDPGNYFWVYSLNLSWELKFK from the coding sequence ATGATTTCAAAAATAGTTATTAAACTAACTTTTATACTGGCCGTTTCTTGCGTTTTTCAAATGCAAGGGCAACAAAAAATTTATAATGGTAATCCCGATACTTCTTTTGAAACAGCTCGGAATTTAGCTTTCAATCAACAACGCAAACAGGCACAAGATACGCTGCAATTCATTCTAACCAAATATCCGGATTATCACGAAATACGGTCATTTTTGGCGACAACATATTCTTGGGATGGTGAATATAAAAAAGCAAGGAAAGAGTTTGCTTATGTTTTAGAGAAAGATACTAAAAATAAAAGTACTTGGATTGCTGCAATAAAAAATGAATTGTGGGGAGATTTCCCATATCTTGCCTTGGAAAAGACTGAAAATGCATTGAAAATTTTCCCTGAGGATGGCGAACTTTTGTACTTGAAAGCAAGTGCTCAAGAAAAAACAAACAACTCATTAGAAGCTTTAAACACTATACAACTGGCATTGGATAAAAATCCAGAAGATCAAAAAGCCAAAGATTACAAAATCAGCTTAAATAAAATACTCAGCAAAAATGCTGTAGGAATTAATTCAACCGTTGATTTGTACTCGGATGTATTCGATCCAATGCAGTATCATACTTTTAAATATGGCCGACAAACAAAATACGGAAGTATAATAGCGAAAGTAAATTTCAATAGAAGATTTAATGAAAATGGGTTACAATATGAAGTCGATCTGTACCCGAAAATTTTAAAAGGACTCTATGCCTATGTAAATATAGGTTTGTCAAATTCTTTTCTATTTCCAGATGTTAGATTTGGTGCAGAATTGTACAAATCTTTACCAAAAAGTTTTGAAGTTTCCTTAGGATTCAGAACTTTACAATATAGTACTACCACTACTATATATACTGGATCTGTGGGTTGGTATTATGGAAATAGCTATTGGTCATTTCGGCCTTACATAACGCCTGGTGGTGCTGGAACCAGCAGCTCTGGAACCATGGAATACCGAAAATACCGCAGTGATGCCGACAATTATCTAGGCATAGCATTAGGAATTGGATTTTCGCCTGAAAACAATCAGTTTAATTTTAATGGAAATGAAGCCTCAATCATAAATTTAAAGTCGCAAAAAATTAATTTGGGATATTATTTTTCTAGCTCAAATAAACGTAATGCTTGGGGAACCCAATTTGCTGTTGCACACCAAGAAATAATATTTGATCCAGGCAACTACTTTTGGGTTTATTCCCTTAATTTATCTTGGGAACTTAAATTTAAGTAG
- a CDS encoding lactonase family protein has translation MKKIFSIFLIILITAVGQAQKNKQNLIIGTYTNKCESKGIYVYDFDSNTGSFNFKNATENVINPSYLTVSKNNNFIYSVNENGAESTVSSFGYNSSNGKLNLINKQSSKGADPCYIINDDKNVIVANYSGGNISVFGKNPDGSISEAKQVVQHFDKGINTKRQEGPHVHMVHFSPDKKFVLSNDLGNDKVYSYQYNPNSSTAILKIKDSVSVKSGSGPRHLTFSNDGKYVYLLQELDGSLTVFSYSNGILKKMEETTILAKGFKGTFSSADIHISPDGKFLYATNRGEANTISIFKILKNGKLESKGQTSTLGKGPRNFAIDPSGNFLLVANQYTNDIVIFKRNKNTGAIADTGKRIMLCSPVCLVFTKN, from the coding sequence ATGAAAAAAATATTTTCCATTTTCCTAATAATTTTAATAACAGCGGTAGGGCAAGCCCAAAAAAACAAACAAAATTTGATTATTGGAACTTACACCAATAAATGTGAAAGCAAAGGAATATATGTTTATGATTTTGATTCGAATACAGGAAGTTTTAATTTCAAAAATGCTACTGAAAATGTCATAAATCCAAGTTATTTGACGGTTTCAAAGAACAATAATTTTATCTATTCCGTAAACGAAAATGGTGCCGAAAGTACGGTCAGTTCTTTTGGATACAATTCTTCGAATGGGAAATTGAACCTTATTAATAAACAAAGTTCAAAAGGAGCGGATCCATGTTATATAATTAATGACGATAAAAATGTAATTGTTGCTAATTATTCAGGCGGAAATATATCCGTTTTCGGGAAAAATCCTGACGGAAGTATTAGTGAAGCCAAGCAAGTAGTGCAACATTTTGACAAAGGTATAAACACCAAAAGACAAGAAGGTCCGCACGTGCATATGGTTCATTTTTCTCCAGATAAAAAGTTTGTTTTGTCTAATGATTTAGGGAATGATAAAGTGTATTCGTATCAATACAATCCAAATTCATCTACTGCAATCCTTAAAATTAAAGACAGCGTTTCTGTGAAATCTGGCAGCGGACCAAGGCATTTGACGTTTAGTAATGATGGGAAATATGTTTATTTATTGCAAGAATTAGATGGCTCATTAACGGTTTTTAGTTATTCAAACGGGATTCTGAAAAAAATGGAGGAAACCACTATTTTAGCTAAAGGTTTTAAAGGAACCTTCAGCTCAGCAGATATTCACATTTCGCCTGACGGAAAATTTTTATATGCAACAAATAGAGGTGAAGCAAATACCATTTCAATTTTTAAAATCCTAAAAAACGGAAAATTAGAGTCAAAGGGACAAACGAGCACTTTGGGGAAAGGACCTAGAAATTTTGCGATTGATCCATCGGGGAATTTTCTTTTGGTGGCGAATCAATATACAAATGATATTGTAATTTTTAAGCGAAATAAAAATACGGGAGCCATTGCAGATACTGGAAAAAGAATCATGTTGTGTTCTCCAGTTTGTTTGGTATTTACGAAGAATTAG
- a CDS encoding vWA domain-containing protein: MYFKHPEILYFLLILIVPILVHLFQLRRFKKEYFTNVKFLKELSIQTRKSSKIKKWLLLTCRSLLLTCIVVAFAQPTFKAKDSQNKTNEMYIILDNSFSMQAKGKKGELLKRAVQELLEETPENLNFSLLTNSENYWNTDIKSIRNTLQNLKYSAMPFQLDNLMAKIKAHKSAFKKDIVIITDAVGLDNKQLINIDKNDTPEFIIPKAEQKNNVSIDSVFIKGTTDNFYELSIELTGYGEDFSAIPIALYNQNKLIAKTNINFETKKKNILFTIPKQTFHGYVSIVDNGLAYDNTFYFSISKTKKINVVSIGEAEKSSFLSRIYTSNEFVYSNSTISSLDYNNLQNQDAIVLNELDEIPQALQTTLKSFVEKGGNLIVIPSALAASVYMNSFVMNFGNLKFNSFENKEKLITKINFNHPLFSSVFENKVNNFQYPKTKNSFILSSSSPAALSYEDQSVFLASVQNAVSAVYVFSAPINTVNSNFQQSPLIVPTFYKMAINNQNNNVNALTIGDNNPHLTDATLNKDDILTVKNSEEQFIPIQKILNNKVQLTFNDYPEQAGNFEIYNKKEWLENISFNYNRTESNLAQANENLLSDYKIIDSTATFFDTLQTNKTDNQIWKWFVIFALLFLLTEMAIIRFVK; the protein is encoded by the coding sequence ATGTATTTCAAACATCCCGAAATTTTATACTTTCTATTGATATTGATTGTTCCAATTTTGGTTCATTTATTTCAATTACGCCGTTTCAAAAAAGAATATTTTACTAATGTAAAATTCTTAAAAGAGCTTTCCATTCAGACCCGAAAAAGTTCAAAAATCAAAAAATGGTTGCTTCTCACCTGCCGTTCATTACTATTGACATGTATCGTTGTTGCCTTTGCACAACCTACTTTTAAAGCAAAAGACAGTCAAAATAAGACCAATGAAATGTATATTATCTTGGACAATTCTTTTAGTATGCAAGCCAAAGGAAAAAAGGGGGAATTGCTTAAACGTGCCGTACAGGAATTATTGGAAGAAACACCCGAGAATCTAAATTTTTCATTGCTTACCAATTCTGAAAATTATTGGAACACAGATATAAAATCGATTCGGAATACCTTGCAAAACCTTAAATACAGTGCAATGCCGTTCCAATTAGATAATTTAATGGCAAAGATAAAAGCTCATAAATCTGCTTTCAAAAAAGATATAGTGATCATAACCGATGCGGTGGGATTAGACAACAAACAGCTTATAAACATTGATAAAAACGACACTCCAGAATTTATAATTCCAAAAGCAGAGCAAAAAAACAATGTTTCTATTGACAGTGTTTTCATCAAGGGAACAACGGATAATTTTTACGAACTCAGCATTGAATTAACCGGTTACGGCGAAGATTTTTCAGCTATTCCAATTGCTTTATACAATCAAAATAAGCTCATTGCTAAAACAAATATAAATTTTGAAACAAAGAAAAAGAATATTCTTTTTACTATTCCAAAACAAACTTTTCACGGTTATGTTTCTATTGTGGACAATGGTTTAGCGTATGACAATACCTTCTATTTTAGTATTTCGAAAACTAAAAAAATCAATGTTGTCAGTATTGGAGAAGCCGAAAAAAGTAGTTTTCTATCCCGAATTTATACTAGCAATGAATTTGTTTATAGTAACTCCACTATTAGTTCACTCGATTACAATAACCTGCAAAATCAAGACGCAATTGTTTTGAACGAATTGGACGAAATTCCACAAGCGTTGCAAACCACCTTAAAATCATTCGTAGAAAAAGGAGGCAATCTAATTGTGATTCCATCTGCCCTAGCTGCCTCTGTATATATGAATTCCTTCGTGATGAATTTTGGCAACTTAAAATTCAATTCTTTCGAAAATAAAGAGAAACTAATTACAAAAATCAATTTTAACCATCCCTTATTCAGCTCCGTTTTTGAGAATAAGGTTAACAATTTTCAATATCCAAAAACAAAAAATTCATTCATACTATCCAGTTCAAGTCCTGCTGCTTTATCCTATGAAGATCAAAGTGTTTTCTTGGCATCTGTGCAAAATGCTGTTTCGGCAGTTTATGTTTTTTCGGCACCTATCAATACTGTAAATTCAAATTTCCAGCAATCACCTTTAATTGTTCCTACATTCTATAAAATGGCTATAAATAACCAGAACAATAACGTAAATGCATTGACAATAGGTGATAACAATCCGCATCTGACTGACGCGACTTTAAATAAGGATGATATTTTAACTGTAAAAAACTCAGAAGAACAATTTATTCCTATTCAAAAAATCCTCAATAATAAAGTGCAACTAACTTTCAATGACTATCCTGAACAAGCTGGAAATTTTGAAATATATAACAAAAAAGAGTGGTTGGAAAACATCAGTTTCAATTACAATCGGACCGAAAGTAATTTGGCCCAAGCCAATGAAAACCTCCTTTCTGACTACAAAATAATTGATTCTACCGCAACGTTTTTTGACACATTACAAACTAACAAAACCGATAATCAAATTTGGAAATGGTTTGTTATCTTTGCACTGTTATTTCTACTGACCGAAATGGCGATTATAAGATTCGTGAAATAA
- a CDS encoding dihydroorotase, which produces MKIIIRGAKIIDSKSPFHNKTLDILIVDGFIKKIGVSLPNSENAEEIKLDNLHISQGWFDSSVSLGEPGYEDRETIENGLKTASKSGFTAIALQPNSFPIIDNQSQVNFVLNKAQGFATQLFPIGALTKESQGNDMAELFDMKKAGAVAFGDYNKSLDNANLLKIALQYVQDFDGLVIAFAQDDKIKGNGVANEGIVSTQLGLKGIPNLAEEIQIARNLFLLEYTGGKLHIPTISTAKSVQLIKDAKAKGLNVTCSVAVHHLVLTDATLEEFDTRYKVTPPLRIETDRKALLKGIKDGTIDMITSDHNPIDIEHKKMEFDTAKNGTIGMESAFGALMTVLPLETIIEKLTEGKSTFGIESDPIAEGEKANITLFNPEGKSIFTKSNILSKSKNSAFLGLEIKGKVYGIVNQKKIILV; this is translated from the coding sequence ATGAAAATAATCATCAGAGGCGCCAAAATTATTGATTCAAAAAGTCCTTTTCATAACAAGACTTTAGATATTTTAATTGTTGATGGTTTTATAAAAAAAATTGGAGTTTCTCTTCCAAATTCAGAAAATGCTGAGGAGATAAAACTCGATAATTTACATATTTCACAAGGTTGGTTTGACAGTAGTGTTTCGCTAGGAGAACCTGGTTATGAAGACAGAGAAACTATTGAAAACGGACTTAAAACTGCTTCAAAAAGTGGTTTTACTGCAATTGCATTGCAGCCCAACTCCTTCCCTATTATTGACAATCAATCACAAGTTAATTTTGTATTGAATAAAGCCCAAGGATTTGCTACCCAGTTGTTCCCTATTGGTGCTTTGACCAAAGAGAGCCAAGGAAACGACATGGCCGAATTATTCGATATGAAAAAAGCGGGTGCCGTAGCTTTCGGAGATTATAATAAAAGTTTGGACAATGCCAATTTACTCAAAATTGCTTTGCAATACGTGCAGGATTTTGATGGATTAGTCATTGCATTTGCACAAGATGACAAAATAAAAGGAAACGGAGTGGCAAATGAAGGTATTGTTTCTACCCAATTAGGGCTAAAAGGAATCCCAAATCTTGCCGAAGAAATCCAAATTGCACGAAATTTATTTCTACTGGAATATACCGGAGGAAAATTACATATTCCAACCATTTCTACCGCTAAATCAGTTCAATTAATCAAAGACGCTAAAGCCAAAGGATTGAATGTAACTTGTAGCGTTGCGGTGCATCATTTGGTTTTAACCGATGCAACTTTAGAAGAATTTGACACCAGATATAAAGTTACACCTCCATTGAGAATTGAAACCGATAGAAAGGCATTATTAAAAGGAATAAAAGACGGGACGATTGATATGATTACATCGGACCATAACCCGATAGATATTGAGCATAAAAAAATGGAATTCGATACCGCAAAAAACGGAACGATAGGAATGGAAAGTGCTTTTGGCGCTTTGATGACCGTTTTACCATTAGAAACTATAATTGAAAAATTGACTGAAGGAAAATCTACTTTTGGTATCGAAAGTGATCCCATCGCTGAAGGAGAAAAAGCGAATATCACCTTGTTCAATCCAGAAGGGAAAAGTATTTTCACCAAATCAAACATCTTGTCAAAATCAAAAAATTCCGCTTTTCTAGGATTAGAAATCAAAGGAAAAGTTTACGGAATAGTGAATCAGAAAAAAATAATTTTAGTATAA
- a CDS encoding LTA synthase family protein, producing the protein MKDKYFYQNSLEYIYSTVSLIIIFCLLSLIEIFKNFNLQAFVYKLLNDFFTGLLIGLLFFPLYLLLKYIKNPLGIIVIKILFCIILIIQLALIGYSLTTHINLGADLLGYSLSDMYTTVTASLSLSFLTFLPFIVLPILFLGLIRLFHLFGHKINTKIILLCLLIFGSLNFLIASSHKPASQNKLNFLLSDIIRTQNDKASASEGNLTFKKEFPLEKPSQDTKDVLGPFFNIQKEKPNVVFIIMEGLGSDFTDDGEYKGFTPYLDSLTSKSLYWENFVSNAGRTFGALPSLMGSLPFGENGFMELNPLPKHNSLISILKSNGYTTTYYSGDESTFDRKSNFLEYNGIDKIIDINKFGPGYVKTKENSGGFSWGFPDAEIYRKTLAELKTKKEPRLDIIMTLTNHEPFDFPSKKVYLEKVERILKTKSYLDQNRMSEYKDIFSCLLYTDNSLKSFMEAYSKRTDYANTIFIITGDHRLIPIPQKDNISRFHVPLYIFSPMLKKTAKFKSISSHTDVTPSLVSFLTNNYKLNKIEKTTWIGQGLDTVREFRNIHTIPLMRYKGSINDYIYKDFYYSDGNLFKIDENFNISETNDDMRETITSSFNDFKKLNSYLTTKNKITKVASNFIKPAYAFTPEQLSTIKKLTKGLDRDQIFFLARDLAFKKEREKARLLCNYVLNDLPNYGDVRTLKGRTLAWDGDYKNAEIELLEVINRTPFYGDSYLAIMDVYWWSSQNKKAVEIGKKALANQINDPELGYKLAQAYKRVNNIKDANKTIDSLLKIHSENNNYLTFKKSLKK; encoded by the coding sequence ATGAAAGATAAATACTTTTACCAAAATAGTTTAGAATATATTTATTCAACGGTTTCCTTAATAATTATTTTTTGCTTGTTAAGCTTAATTGAAATATTCAAAAATTTTAATTTACAAGCATTTGTCTACAAATTACTGAATGATTTTTTTACGGGATTATTAATCGGATTATTATTTTTTCCGCTGTATTTATTATTAAAATATATTAAAAATCCTTTAGGAATAATCGTTATTAAAATACTTTTCTGTATTATTTTGATCATTCAACTGGCATTAATAGGTTATAGTCTCACCACGCATATCAACCTTGGTGCTGATCTTTTAGGCTATTCTTTGAGCGATATGTACACTACTGTTACGGCATCTTTATCACTGTCATTCCTGACTTTTTTACCTTTTATCGTACTTCCTATTCTTTTTCTGGGATTGATACGGTTGTTCCATTTATTTGGACATAAAATCAATACCAAAATTATACTTTTATGCTTATTGATTTTTGGAAGTTTAAATTTTTTGATTGCCAGCAGTCACAAACCTGCATCACAGAATAAATTAAATTTCTTATTGAGCGACATCATAAGAACTCAAAACGATAAGGCTTCCGCTTCTGAAGGTAATCTCACTTTTAAGAAAGAATTTCCGTTAGAAAAACCATCTCAGGATACTAAAGATGTACTTGGTCCTTTTTTTAACATTCAAAAAGAAAAGCCAAATGTAGTTTTTATTATCATGGAGGGACTTGGAAGTGATTTTACTGACGATGGGGAATATAAAGGCTTTACTCCTTATCTGGATTCATTGACTTCAAAATCGCTATATTGGGAAAACTTCGTCAGTAATGCAGGAAGAACATTTGGCGCATTACCTTCATTAATGGGTTCATTACCGTTTGGAGAAAATGGATTTATGGAATTGAATCCCCTACCTAAACACAATTCACTAATTAGCATTTTGAAATCCAATGGATATACGACCACTTATTATTCTGGTGATGAATCTACATTTGACAGAAAAAGTAATTTTCTAGAATATAATGGCATCGATAAAATCATCGATATCAATAAATTTGGACCTGGTTATGTAAAAACAAAGGAAAATTCTGGTGGATTCTCTTGGGGTTTTCCGGATGCTGAAATATACCGAAAAACACTGGCGGAATTAAAAACTAAAAAAGAACCGCGATTGGATATCATAATGACTCTTACCAATCACGAACCTTTTGATTTTCCTTCTAAAAAGGTTTATTTAGAAAAAGTGGAACGGATTTTAAAAACAAAATCATATTTAGACCAAAATAGAATGAGTGAATACAAAGACATTTTTTCCTGTCTTTTATACACTGATAATTCTCTAAAAAGTTTTATGGAAGCGTATTCTAAAAGAACGGATTATGCCAATACTATTTTTATAATTACGGGAGATCATCGGTTAATCCCAATCCCCCAAAAAGACAACATATCCCGTTTTCATGTACCACTATATATTTTTAGTCCTATGTTGAAGAAAACGGCAAAATTCAAATCCATTTCTTCACACACTGATGTTACGCCAAGTTTAGTTTCTTTTTTAACGAATAATTATAAACTCAATAAAATAGAAAAAACGACTTGGATTGGTCAAGGCTTGGACACCGTTAGAGAATTTAGAAATATTCATACCATTCCTTTAATGAGATACAAAGGAAGCATCAATGATTATATCTACAAAGACTTTTATTATTCTGATGGAAATCTATTCAAAATCGATGAAAATTTTAATATTAGTGAGACAAACGATGATATGAGGGAAACGATAACCAGTTCTTTTAACGATTTCAAAAAATTAAATTCTTACTTAACCACGAAAAATAAAATTACTAAAGTTGCCTCCAACTTTATAAAACCTGCTTATGCATTTACACCTGAGCAACTTTCGACAATAAAAAAATTAACAAAAGGATTGGATCGCGATCAAATTTTCTTTCTAGCCAGAGATTTAGCCTTTAAAAAAGAACGAGAGAAAGCACGATTATTATGCAATTATGTTTTAAATGACTTGCCGAATTACGGGGACGTACGAACTCTGAAAGGAAGAACATTAGCTTGGGATGGTGATTATAAAAATGCAGAAATAGAATTATTGGAAGTGATAAACCGAACCCCTTTTTATGGTGACTCTTACTTAGCCATAATGGATGTATATTGGTGGTCAAGCCAAAATAAAAAAGCAGTCGAAATTGGTAAAAAAGCATTAGCCAATCAAATAAATGATCCCGAATTAGGATACAAATTGGCACAAGCATACAAGCGAGTAAATAATATCAAAGATGCAAATAAAACCATTGATAGCCTTTTAAAAATTCACTCTGAAAATAACAATTACTTAACTTTTAAAAAATCCTTGAAAAAATGA
- a CDS encoding glycosyltransferase family 2 protein: MKKNKSVNYNKILSSNISPSISIIAPAYNESLNIIENVRSLLSCHYANYDVIIINDGSKDDSLEKLIAAYNLIPVDFLINEQIPTQPLRNGIYKSTNPAFEKLIVVDKENGGKADALNMGLNISTNKYVACIDVDCLLIEDALLKLIKPFLEAIDTKVIAAGGVIRIANSCVIKEGKLLDVNLPEKMLEKGQILEYLRAFLLGRMAWSRLNGLLVISGAFGLFDKRIAIDVGGYDINTVGEDMEIIVRMRRYMEEKKLKYKVAYIPDPLCWTEAPDNYKTFISQRNRWTRGTIETLRKHRKIGFKRKYSSMGTLSYPYWFLFERLAPIVEVLGVIYFAYLIFNNEVRWDYTIAFIALAYLFTVLFSIAAVISEELTYHQYKKKGTGFKMVVIAFLEPFVIHPFILYAAIVGNKDYYFNKKKRWGAMTRKGMTKA; encoded by the coding sequence ATGAAAAAAAACAAGTCCGTTAATTACAACAAAATATTATCTTCAAATATCTCCCCTTCTATATCAATTATTGCACCTGCCTATAATGAAAGTCTAAATATTATTGAAAATGTAAGATCATTGCTTTCATGTCATTATGCAAATTATGATGTAATTATTATAAACGATGGAAGTAAAGATGACAGCCTTGAAAAACTTATAGCGGCTTATAACCTGATTCCCGTTGATTTTCTTATCAATGAACAAATTCCAACACAACCATTAAGAAACGGAATTTATAAATCGACAAATCCTGCCTTTGAAAAATTGATAGTTGTTGATAAAGAAAATGGAGGAAAAGCAGATGCACTGAATATGGGACTCAATATTAGCACTAATAAATATGTTGCTTGTATAGACGTTGATTGTTTATTGATTGAAGATGCACTTTTAAAATTAATAAAACCTTTTTTGGAAGCTATTGATACAAAGGTTATAGCTGCGGGAGGTGTAATCAGAATTGCCAATTCATGTGTTATTAAAGAAGGTAAATTGCTTGATGTCAACCTTCCTGAAAAAATGTTGGAAAAAGGGCAAATTCTAGAATACTTGAGAGCTTTTTTATTGGGCAGAATGGCTTGGAGCAGGTTAAATGGGTTGCTGGTTATTTCCGGTGCTTTTGGCTTATTTGATAAAAGAATAGCTATTGATGTTGGAGGATATGACATTAATACTGTAGGAGAGGATATGGAGATCATTGTTCGGATGAGAAGGTATATGGAAGAAAAGAAACTCAAATATAAAGTGGCTTATATTCCAGACCCACTTTGTTGGACAGAAGCACCTGACAACTACAAAACATTTATTTCCCAAAGAAACAGATGGACACGAGGCACTATTGAAACCCTTAGAAAGCACAGAAAAATTGGATTTAAACGAAAATACAGTTCTATGGGTACGCTGAGCTATCCTTATTGGTTTTTATTCGAAAGATTGGCACCAATAGTAGAGGTATTAGGTGTAATATATTTTGCATATCTTATTTTTAATAATGAAGTGAGATGGGATTACACTATTGCCTTTATAGCTTTAGCTTATTTATTCACTGTATTATTTTCAATCGCAGCTGTTATTTCTGAAGAACTTACCTATCATCAATATAAAAAGAAAGGAACTGGATTTAAGATGGTAGTAATCGCTTTTTTGGAACCTTTTGTTATCCATCCGTTCATCTTATATGCAGCTATCGTTGGAAATAAAGATTATTATTTCAACAAAAAAAAGAGATGGGGAGCTATGACCAGAAAAGGAATGACAAAAGCCTAA